The Pelagibius sp. CAU 1746 genomic sequence GTCCATAGCCTCGTCGCCGTCGGGATCGTCGTGCTGCTGTTCGTCAGCCATGTCATCACCCCCTTACGTGCGCAATTGGCGACAGGAAGGCCGCCGCCGGCGCGACGATAGGATCGAACGGCGAGACGTCGCAAGTGTTGCGCGGGTTGCGAGGGTCCGCGCGGGTCCGGCAGTTATCCTCGCAGCTTCCTACCTGTTGAATTTAAAAGGCTTTTTCCTTCTCTTGCGAGGGTGCGAGGGAAAACCCCCTATTGCGGAGATATTTCAATTCTCAATGCAACATGGATGCAACAAGCGTTGCGTCTGTGTTGCATACATGGATCGTATAGAAGCTGCAGTCAGAGAAACCCTCGCACCTTCGCAGCCGGTGCCTGCGTAGGCAAAAAATGCAGGTTATTTCCGCGACTTATGAGGTGGCGCGGGTTGCGAGGGTTGCCGCGCAACCCGCGCACCTCGACAGCGAAACGGCAGGGAAATGGTGAGGCGCGCGCAGCGACGCCGAGGGGCGGGTGTTGCACAGCTGGCAGGCGCGCCGCTGCGCACGCTGCGCTTGCCGAAGTGCGTCTAGACGCACCGCGTCAGCGCGGACTAGTCGGGCGTGTTCCTAGGGGTTCGCCCAATCGACCTGGTCATATGATTCGGCCGCATATTCAAGAGCGGTCTTGCGCTGAAACCTGGCCCGCCACTCTCGCGACCGTCGGCGCGCCTCTTCGCCGGCAGCTAACTGCTGGCGGATGATTTCCTCTTGCGCCAAAAACTGCCGGTACAGCTCATCCAGCTTGCGCATTTCCTCTGCTTCCAGCCACTCTGCTTCAGCACGCCTCCACTCAGTGACTGCGCGCGCCGACCAGGCCGGGCGCCCATCGATCGCCAGGTCGGCGCCTGGAAACCGGCCGGCCTTCAGCCAGCGCCAAAGGGTGGTGCGATCGATACCGAGTTGCGCGCATATCTGAGCGCGGGTGAAGCCTTCGGGCCGCTCCCATGCGGAGAGCGCTTGCGTCGACCAGGCGGGGCGGCCGTTGACCACCATATCCGCATTTGGGAATCGGCCGGCCTTGATCCGGCGCCAAAGCGTGCTGCGATCGATGCCGAACCGTGCGCACAACTGCGCGCGCGACAGGGACTCTCCGACGCCGCCCCCCTCTTCTGGTTTGCGCGCCACCGCATCGCTGCCGCGCAGCTCGCGCGCCGGGCGCGTCGCCCCCGCGAGGGGGGCGCGGGGGGAGCGGGGACCGGGTGCGGCTGCGTCCGCGTGCGAACACGCTTGAACCGCCGGCTGCCGATGGTAGTCTGGCGCCCGCAGCTCGCCGGCTGCAGTATGTGATGCGCCGCCGCCCCGGTTCCCAGCCAGGGCGGCGGTTCGCGTTTCGCCAGGCGGCCGCGCAGTGCGCGGGATGATCGTGCGCACCTTCGGCGCCTGCGCCCTCAGACGTGCCAAGGTTAGTTGGGCAGTCATGCGGGCGCCTCCCCAATCCGAGGCGGTGGGACTTTACGCATTAGAAAGCCATGAAACAGGATAGGAAGTTTCGCGGTCCCACCGCTTGTTAAGCGATTGATATGACTAAATCCGCAAGCCCCCCTAGGGGACGCCAATTCTTCCAGCCAAAAACCGCAGCTTTCAGCGCCTCTTCGGAGGCGGCAAGCGAACTGTCAGTCTGCCCGGCATTGCCAGGTTGATTGCCCGGCGCTCGGCGGCTGTTGGCTAGCGCGGAAGCTGTTCCTCGCCGATGTGCATGAATTCGCGAAATGCCGAGACGGCGGAGTTCTGCTCGACGTTTGTGGCCCAGGCCAGGCCGACATCCATGGTGGGAATGGGATCGGCGAGCAAGATGACTTCGACGCGGCGGCCGTCCAGTGACCAGGGCCGGTACACCATGTCGGAAAGGATGGTCACACCCATGCCGCTGGCAACCATCGAGCGCACAGCCTCTACCGAGGAGGTTCGAAATATGGTGCGCGGGCGGTAGCTCGTGCGGTTCCAATAGCGCTGCGCCGTATTACTGGCTTCGTCGACCGTCAACATGATGTAAGGCTCGGCAGCGACGTCGGCGAGCGAGATCGAAGGCTGATCGAGCAGTGCATGCTGCGATGACAGCCAGAGACGGCGGCGCGACTGCAACAGCGTGTCATAGGATATGCCTTCTTGGTTGACGATGTTGGAGGTCAGCATGACGGCCAGGTCGAAGGTGCCGGAGACCAGTCCTTCCTCGATCGCGTTGCGCGAAGCCTCCGTGAGCTTGAGGTCCACGCCCGGGAAGGCACGAACGAAGCGTTCGATAAAGGGCAGCAGAAAATAGCCGGCGACCGTGTAGGTCATGGCCAGCCGTAGCGTTCCCGTGACGTCGTCGCGCCGTCGGCGCGGCGAGCGTACCGCCTCGTCCACGGCCGCCATGATCCGGCGGGCATGGTCGAGAAAGATGTTCCCCTCGTAAGTCAGAGCCGCGCCGCCCGGATGCCGTTCCAGCAACTGGGTTCCGACAATCTCTTCCAGCTGCTTGACGGCCGTGGTTACCGCCGACTGGGAGACATTGAGCCCCATGGCCGCACGTGAGATCTGCCCGGAATTCGCAACGGCAATGAAATAGCGGATCTGTCGAATCGAGGGCTCATTCATTTCTTAGATGGTCCATATCGAAAAAACAGAATCGACGCTAACGCCCCTTGACCGGTGACTGGACAGGAACAAGCGCGCGGTTCGGGCAGGGAGGCAGAAATAATATATGTTATTCCAATTGGTTATGTAGATATCCAGCCTCAGCGCAACGA encodes the following:
- a CDS encoding helix-turn-helix domain-containing protein; the encoded protein is MARKPEEGGGVGESLSRAQLCARFGIDRSTLWRRIKAGRFPNADMVVNGRPAWSTQALSAWERPEGFTRAQICAQLGIDRTTLWRWLKAGRFPGADLAIDGRPAWSARAVTEWRRAEAEWLEAEEMRKLDELYRQFLAQEEIIRQQLAAGEEARRRSREWRARFQRKTALEYAAESYDQVDWANP
- a CDS encoding LysR family transcriptional regulator, with product MNEPSIRQIRYFIAVANSGQISRAAMGLNVSQSAVTTAVKQLEEIVGTQLLERHPGGAALTYEGNIFLDHARRIMAAVDEAVRSPRRRRDDVTGTLRLAMTYTVAGYFLLPFIERFVRAFPGVDLKLTEASRNAIEEGLVSGTFDLAVMLTSNIVNQEGISYDTLLQSRRRLWLSSQHALLDQPSISLADVAAEPYIMLTVDEASNTAQRYWNRTSYRPRTIFRTSSVEAVRSMVASGMGVTILSDMVYRPWSLDGRRVEVILLADPIPTMDVGLAWATNVEQNSAVSAFREFMHIGEEQLPR